The Pseudomonadota bacterium nucleotide sequence TTTGATGCAAGGGTGTCGCCGTCCACGTAGCGCAGCGCCTCTTCGGCGGCCTTTCTCACCTTTTTGGACCTGTCCTTCAGGGCGTACAATATGCGGGGTAGCGAGGAGGGGGACAGCTCGTCGACGCGGGCGAGGGCCTTTATCGCCTCCGCCCTCTGTTTTTCATTCCCCTTCTCGCAGATCTCGATCAGCTGATCGAGGGCATCTTTCGCCGAAGGCCCCATCTCGCCGATGACGAAGATCATGGTCTCCCTGAGCAGGCCGGTCGCCGACTGGAGCTCGCGCACCAGCTCGGGCACGGCGCTCGAGGCGTCCGCTCCATATTGGGAGAGCAGGAGCGCGCAGGCGCGTTTCACGGACAGGTCGTCGCTGGCCAACCCTTTCCTCAGAACCGGGATGAGATAGATGGACTGGGGGCCAAGGCCCTTTATCTCGACGTATGCCTTGGGCGCGTCTATCTTCATCATCGCTATCGTCGTCATCTCGTAGACGTCTTTATCGGCATGGGTCAGCCCCTCCGAAAGCGTATCCATGGCACTCTTGGCCTTCCGGCCGATCTTGCCGAGGGCGTGGGCCGAGGCGATCTTGGCATCGACTTCGTTGCGCTTGAAGAGGGAGATGAGCGGGCCAACCGCCTTGTCCGCGTACTTCCCTATGTTCTCCGCGCCTATGTTCGCGAGAGAGCGCGCCGAGGCGGCGGCCACCGCGCTGCTGTCCGCGCTCAGCGCGGCTACGAGCGCAGGCACGGCGCGCTGGTCCGCTATGTATCCCAGGGCCTCCGCGCAACGCGTCTTCACCGATTCGTCTTCCTCCTGATCTGAGAGCCGCTCGATGATCGGCTCAGCGGCCGAGGCGCTGCCCATCCGCCCGAGGATAAACGCGCAGGCCCTCCTCACGCCGACATTTTCCGAGGAGAGCCCCTCTATCAGCGCCGAGACGCTCTCCTTGGTGCCGGCGGCCTTGAGGGCGCGCAATGACTCCTCGGTGCCGATGTCCACCAGGGCGTAGGCCGCATCCTCTTTGAGCCTGATGCTGGGATCCGAGGTCACGATCTCCTTCAGCGAGTTCACCGCACTCGCCGCATCCTTGCCGAGCCTCCCCAGGGCCCGCGCGGCGTAGGCCCTGTGGACCTCGCTCTCCTTCTGGCTTTCCAGTATCGCGATGAGCCACTTGACGATGAGGGGCCTTTCAATCTTCATCACCGCGAAGGCGTTTTTGACCGCATCCCTCAGTTTGGGATCGTCGTCCTGGGACACGAGGATCAGGTCGTAGATCGCGCCCTTGATGAGCCCTTGAATCGGCTTCCCCTCGCCCACCTTTCCTATCGCCTCCGCCGCGTATGGCCTTATCCCCTTGTATTCGTCGCTCAGCGCCTTGATCAGCGCGCGCAGGCCGCTCTCCTCCCTGATCTCACCCAGGGCGATGACCGCGTTTATCCTGGCAATGCCAACGGCGATGGCCCTCTGGTCGAACTCGCCGGTGCGCTCCGCCTCGGCAGTTATCGGCATCTTGTCGATTATGAGACTTGAGAGCGCAGGCACCGCATCCTTTGCCGCGGGGCCCAATCTCCCCAGGACGCCGGCTGCACCCGCCGCCGCCGCCACGTCGTCCTCGAGCAGGATCCTCACCAGCGCCGACAGCGACTCCACCGCGTTTGCTCCGATGTCGAGGATCTCCGCCCTCGCCTTCAGTCGATCCCCTTTGGAGACATTGGCCTTGAGATAGAAGTCGCTGAGCCATGCCGCGCGGATGCGGAGGGCTTTCCTGCCGTCCGAGTTGGAGATCTCCTTTATGAACTTGGTCGACAGGCCTGCCGATCTCATCGCCTCGATCTCCGCGGGCATCAGAAACGAGTCCTTGCCGTATCCGAGGGCATGCTGAAGGACCTTGCACTGACGATCCGTAAGCTCGCCCTCCGCGATGAACGCGACGCACTCCTC carries:
- a CDS encoding HEAT repeat domain-containing protein → MSDVKVAKRVLEEFADDLGRLTDEECVAFIAEGELTDRQCKVLQHALGYGKDSFLMPAEIEAMRSAGLSTKFIKEISNSDGRKALRIRAAWLSDFYLKANVSKGDRLKARAEILDIGANAVESLSALVRILLEDDVAAAAGAAGVLGRLGPAAKDAVPALSSLIIDKMPITAEAERTGEFDQRAIAVGIARINAVIALGEIREESGLRALIKALSDEYKGIRPYAAEAIGKVGEGKPIQGLIKGAIYDLILVSQDDDPKLRDAVKNAFAVMKIERPLIVKWLIAILESQKESEVHRAYAARALGRLGKDAASAVNSLKEIVTSDPSIRLKEDAAYALVDIGTEESLRALKAAGTKESVSALIEGLSSENVGVRRACAFILGRMGSASAAEPIIERLSDQEEDESVKTRCAEALGYIADQRAVPALVAALSADSSAVAAASARSLANIGAENIGKYADKAVGPLISLFKRNEVDAKIASAHALGKIGRKAKSAMDTLSEGLTHADKDVYEMTTIAMMKIDAPKAYVEIKGLGPQSIYLIPVLRKGLASDDLSVKRACALLLSQYGADASSAVPELVRELQSATGLLRETMIFVIGEMGPSAKDALDQLIEICEKGNEKQRAEAIKALARVDELSPSSLPRILYALKDRSKKVRKAAEEALRYVDGDTLASNLVACLTEGDTDAAKAAGHHLAGMKDSAAKAVQQLRVVLRGDFAERMIIAAYVLGEIGGPAAEAAPELLAASRSGDDTLARAAGIVIDKMPDDALMPELAKIALDNGQAAGIRIAAIERLRTIAERNGEAAVALAGALAANDTAIRKVAFKALYDLAGKASPAAAALQALSVFDDPRVRQAAKILIERIGEPEEAKPAPAKPEPAKGTSATPPLSTDLEKLVADLGSPDFSARLKSVQSLSKMKGEAAKAVPSISDLLAHEDADVRKAAAFVLGSIGPDASYSLPYLYRAMRSDEDQNVRMKCQRSIDKIVTDDLSKQTVKAVGSKDPLIMELGIYVVAKIGPSAAKATPQLLKALQGPDERIAEMAARALGAVGSVEAAKGLASAVPKAGIMARVAIAKALTAMGPEAQQAARVVLIKISAGKDPDAGKAADYILNKIGQ